AAAATACAGGCTGGCGGAGAAAGATCCGCCAACCGATTGCAGTTTATTGGTGGCTAACGCCTGAGCGGGAGAAAGTCCTGCCGCCAGCAGCGACGGCAGAGTTAGCAGGCCACCGCCACCGGCGATGGAATCAATAAATGCGGCCAGAACCGACACACCAAACAACACCACCAGCACCAGAGGGCTGGCAACGAACCATTCCATGGATATTCCTACAGAAGATGTTTATAGAGCAACGCCTGGCAAGACGGTGGCAACGGCGGTGGTTCTTTTTTGACCGGTGGCGTGCTGCCCGGTTTTTTCGGCAGGAACCAGCTGTCCAGCTCAGCACCACAGCCATCGCCTGGCGGAGGAGGAGCCTGATCCTGACACTCCAGACTACCTGGCGGGCAACGCAGACGGACATGCATATGCGCGCGATGGGCAAACCACGGACGGACTTTATTCAGCCAGGCACGATCGCTGCCTGCGTCGGCACAAAGCTGCTTTTTAATTGCCGGATTGACGAAGATACGCGTCACTTCATCATCTTTCGCCGCCAGTTTGATCAGGCTGTCAATTTGAGGCTGCCAGTGGCGCGCCACCACCTGTTTGCCGTCGGCGGCCACCAGATCCAGCGGCTGTGGCTTCAGCAGCTGCTGCGCCGTCCAGCGGCTTTGCGGCAGTTGCAGCCAGATATCAACATCCAGTCCGGTTTGATGGCTGGCGTGACCGCTGCTAAAACGGCCACCGGCCGCCATCCCCATATCACCAATCAGCACCTGCCCCAGTTGCAGCTGGTGCACCTGGGTACTGAGACGCTGGATAAAAGCAACCAGGTCCGGATGGCCGTAATAACGACGCTGATCCTGACGCATCACCTGGTAGTTGGGTGAATTCAGCGGTAATTGCGCAGCACCGACGATACAGCCATTGGCAAAGCTGCCAATCGACTGCGGCGCACCGCTAATCGGTTGATAAATTTGCTGCCAGGGCGTGGCGGCCCCGGCAACCGCACTGCACAGCAGCGCGGCGAGAGTCAGCAGCAGGCGACGCATTGATTTACCAGCGCGGAACAGTGGAGTTAACGTCAGCGCACTGCGCACGCTGGCGCAGCAGATGATCCATCAGCACGATCGCCATCATCGCTTCAGCAATCGGCACCGCACGGATACCGACGCAGGGATCGTGACGCCCTTTGGTGATCATCTCCACTTCTTCGCCATCACGGGTGATGGTTTTACCCGGTACGGTGATGCTGGAGGTCGGCTTCATCGCCAGGTTGGCGCTGATGGTCTGACCGCTGCTGATGCCGCCAAGAATGCCGCCCGCATGGTTGCTCTGGAAGCCATTGGCGCGGATTTCATCACGATGCTGGCTGCCGCGCTGGTTAACTACCGCGAAGCCGTCACCGATTTCCACACCCTTCACCGCGTTGATGCTCATCAACGCATGCGCCAGGTCCGCATCCAGACGATCAAATACCGGTTCACCCAGGCCCGGCGGCACGTTTTCCGCCATCACTGTCACTTTGGCACCAATGGAGTCGCCCTCTTTTTTCAGCGCGCGCATCAGTTCATCCAGCGCTTCCAGCTTGTCCGCATCCGGGCAAAAGAACGGGTTTTCTTCGACGATGCTCCAGTCCTTCAGCTCGCAGGCCACGTCGCCAATCTGAGCCAGATAGCCACGCACCAGAATACCGTGCTTCATTTGCAGGTATTTTTTCGCGATGGCACCGGCTGCCACACGCATTGCCGTTTCGCGCGCCGAAGAACGGCCACCGCCACGGTAATCACGCAGGCCATATTTTTGTTCGTAGGTGTAATCCGCATGCCCGGGACGGAACAGGTCTTTAATGGCGCTGTAGTCCTGCGAACGCTGGTCGGTGTTCTCAATCAGCAGGCCGATTGAGGTTCCGGTGGTGACGCCTTCAAACACGCCAGACAAAATTTTCACCTGATCCGGCTCGCGACGCTGCGTGGTGTAGCGCGAGGTACCAGGACGGCGACGATCAAGATCGTGCTGAATATCGGCTTCGGTCAGCGGAATGCCGGGCGGCACGCCATCAACAATGCAGCCCAGCGCAATACCGTGCGACTCGCCAAACGTGGTTACTCGAAAAAATTGTCCGATGCTGTTTCCGGCCATGCTAATTCCTTGTTGCGGGCGTACACTCGCCCTCGTTTTTAGTCTTTGTAGAAAGAGAAGTGATGCTGTGCATCAACGATTTGCTGACGGGTCAGCATAAATACGCCGTCGCCACCGTTGTCGAACTCCAGCCAGGTAAAGGGCACATCGGGATACTGCTCGATCATATGCACCATGCTGTTACCCACTTCACAAATCAATACGCCCTGCTCGCTCAGATAATCCGGTGCACAGGCGAGGATGCGGCGCACCAGCGTCAGGCCATCACTGCCTGCCGCCAGACCCAGCTCCGGCTCGTGGCGATATTCACCCGGCAGATCGTCCATGTCTTCCGCATCCACATACGGCGGGTTGGTGACGATCAGATCGTATTTCACGCCCGGCAGAGCACGGAACAGGTCAGCACGGATCGGCGTTACATGGTTGAGCAAACCGTGTTCTTCAATATTCCGTTCCGCCACCGCCAGCGCGTCAGTGGAGATATCCACCGCGTCCACTTCCGCTTCCGGGAAGGCGTAAGCACAGGCAATGGCGATGCAACCGCTGCCGGTACACATGTCGAGAATATGTGCCGGATTATCGCCGATCAGCCCGGCGAAGCGGTTTTCAATCAATTCACCAATCGGCGAACGCGGCACCAGCACGCGCTCATCGACATAAAATTCGTGACCGCAGAACCAGGCTTTATTGGTGAGATAGGCCACCGGAATGCGCTCGTTCACGCGGCGAATCACGCGTTCCACGATGCGATGGCGCTCGCTGGCCGTCAGGCGCGCATGGCGCATATCTTCCGGGATATCAAGCGGCAGCCAGAGGGTGGGCAGGACCAGTTGCACCGCTTCGTCCCAGGGGTTGTCTGTGCCGTGGCCATACCAGATACCGGCCGCAGAAAAACGGCTGACAGCCCAGCGCAGCATATCCTGAATGGTGTGCAGTTCATTGACTGCCTCATCGACGAAAATTTTGTCCACGTAGCCCTCCAGCAGGCCATAAAATCAATCGGCCGATAGTTTGCCATGAAGCCGGGCAGAATTCAGCGCGGCAAGGTGAAAAAGCTGACATTAGTTAACACTTAAAGGTAAGGTATGGCATCGGGTTCCCCCGCCATTTCTGATGATATCTATTGAGACATGAGTAAGAAGACGCCGCTAAGCCAGGACGATCAGGCGCTGTTTCGCCAGTTAATGAGCGGAACGCGCAAAATGAAACAGGACACCATCGTGCATAAACCGGTGGTGAAAACGCGCGAAGTACCGTTGAAAAGGCTGCTTTCCGAACAGGCCGACAACAGCCATTACTTCTCCGACGAGTTTCAGCCGTTGCTGTCCAGCGACGGTCCGATGCGCTACGTACGCGCTGACGTCAGCCATTATGAGCTGAAAAAACTGCGCCGTGGCGACTATACCCCGGAAATTTTTCTCGATCTGCACGGCTTAACCCAGATGCAGGCCAAACAGGAACTCGGTGCGTTAATTGCCGCCTGTCGTCGTGAGCATTTGTTCTGCGCCAGCGTGATGACCGGCCACGGTAAACATATCCTCAAGCAGCAAACGCCGCTGTGGCTGGCACAACATCCGTGGGTGATGGCATTTCATCAGGCACCGAAAATGTTTGGCGGCGACGCCGCGTTGCTGGTGCTGATTGAAGTAGAAGAGTGGCAACCGCCAGTGCTGCCTTAAAAAATCAGGGCCGCTCAGGAGCGGCCCACGGCGGGATTACATCGCTTTAGCCAGTTTGGATGGACTGACCTGCCATTCCAGCTTGCCTTCGCAGGCTGCCGGGTCAAAATTGACGCAGGCAATCGCCGAGGTGGCAAACATCGGTGGCGTTTCCTGCGGGCAGAGTTCAGAAACCAGATATCCCACCAGCGGCAGGTGCGAAATCACCAGCACCGATTTCACGCCTTCGTTCGCCAGTGCCTGTAAATAACAGGCCACCAGCCCCGGATCGCCCCCTGGCGTCAGCTCTGGCAACACGTCCTGCTCTTCCGGCAGAGTCAGAGCTTCACGTACCGTTGCAAGGGTTTGCCCGGCACGCAGATAAGGGCTGACCAGCACCCGTTCGATATCCAGCGCCTGGCCGTTAAGCCAGCTCGCCATCTGGCGCGATTCATCGCATCCACAAATCGTGAGTGGTCTGACTGAATCACTTGCTGCTTCCAGAGCCGCATCGCCATGACGCATGATAAAAACTTGCATAAAGCACCGCTGTTGTTTGTCGATATCGTCCGGTACCACAGCACCAGACGCTTCATTCTGCGAATGAACGCTGTGTTTTACCGCAATGGCTTCAGTATAGTCAACCGGTTGTTTATTAAATAAGCATATCTCGGAATGCTACCGCGTAAGCCATTTCTTAGCAGGCTATCTAACCCGCTGAATCTGTAAGCCTATTCAGATTTGTGCAGAAATGTAAAATTTCGTTTGTTGTTGTAGCGCCGTCATCAGGGCGTCACAAGGGGCGAAACGATCGCCATGGCGCTGCATTAAAGCGTTTAATGTATTGACCATCTCCCCCGCCCCACGTTGATCCATATAATGGAAAGGCCCGCCGAGAAAGGGGGGAAAACCAATACCAAATACGGCGGCAATATCGCCATCGCGTGCGCTACGAATCACGCCTTCATCCAGACAACGTGCGGCCTCGTTCAGCATCATCATCACGCAACGCGTAGCAATTTGTAACTCACTCTGCTGCGCCTGCGGTTTAATCCCCAGCAGACTGTAAATCGAAGCATCGGCTTTGCCTTTGCGTTTCGTCGGCCAGCGGCTGCGCGCATATAAATAGAAGCCTTTGCCATTCTTCCGCCCTTTACGATCGTCGGCGAGGATCTTTCCGACCGCCTCCGGCGCGCTGAAGCGTTCACCATATGCCTGTTGCAGAATCGGGCTGATTTTACTGCCGACGTCGATACCGACCTCATCCAGCAGTTGCAACGGCCCGACCGGAAAACCAAACTTCACCAGCGCCCGATCGATATGTTCAATCGGTTCACCTTCCAGCAGGCAGCGCATCGCTTCATTTATATAGGGTGCGAGAATGCGATTGACGTAAAACCCCGGTCTGTCCGCCACCACCACTGCGGTTTTACCCAGCTCACGCGCCAGTTGCACCGTGGTCGCCAGCGTCTCCACCGAGGTACCACTGTGCGGAATCACCTCCACCAGCGGCATTTTATCCACCGGGCTGAAGAAATGCAGGCCGATAACGTTTTCCGGGCGCTGCGCGTGGGCCGCAATGTCGCCAATCGGCAGCGATGAGGTGTTGGAAGCAAAAATGGTATGTGGCTGACTATGAGACTCAATTTCTGCCACCATTTGCTGCTTCAGCGCCAAATCTTCAAATACCGCCTCAATCACCAGATCGCGCCGGGCGAAGCCCTGATAATCCTGGCTGCCGCTGATCAACGCCATCTGTTGCTGACGCTGCGCAGCATTGATCTGGCGGCGCTTCAGGCGTTGAGTCAGTCGATCCCAGCTGTACTGCAACGCATGGTTGATGCCGCTGAGATTGATATCGCGGATGCGTACTGGCAACCCCGCATTCAGCGCCGTTACGCTGGCAATGCCCCCGCCCATCAGACCGCCGCCTAATACGCCGATCTGCGTTAACGTACGCGGTGTAGCGTCAGCAAAAGCTTCTTTCTTCATCGCGGTGGAGGCAAAGAACAGGCTGCGTAGCGCGGCGGACTCGCGGGTCATCGCCAGCTGACCAAAAGCACGCGCTTCGGCTTCATGGCCGGCACTGCTGCCCTGCTCCAGCCCGGTACGCACCACCTGCAAAATACGATCGGCAGCCGGATAGTTGCCGTGGGTTTTGCTGTCGGTTTGACGTTTTGCCAGCGCGAACAACAAATGTCTGGCAATCGGCCCCTGCATCAGCCGGTCGCGGCACGGCAGCGTCCGCAGCGTCTTTTTACCCTGCAGTACCCGCGCAACGGCCGTTTCCAGCAGAATGGATTGCGGCACCACATCATCCACCATCCCCAGCTTCAATGCCTGTTTTGCCCGCAGCTGTTTGCCGGTCAGGATCAACGGCAGCGCGTGCTGCACGCCAATCAGCCGTGGCAGCCGTTGCGTGCCTCCGGAGCCTGGCAATAAGCCCAGCTGGACTTCAGGCAGACCAAGACGGGTTTTGTCATCCAGCGAACAGATACGCGCATCGCATGCCAGCGCCAGTTCGAGACCACCGCCGAGACAGGCACCGTGAATCGCCGCCACCACCGGAAAAGGCAACGCAGCGATGGTCGCCATCACCTCCTGCCCCTGGCGTGCCAGGGCTTCAGCTTCTTCGGCGGTAGTGCAGCGGTCAATCATGCTGATATCCGCCCCGGCGATAAAGTTATCGCGCTTGCCGGAAATCAACACCAGCCCGGCCAGCTGTGGATCGCGGCGAGCTTCAGCCAGCACCGCCATAATCTGCGGCACAAACTCCGCCTTCAGGGTGTTCATTTTTTCACCCGGCACATCAATGGTGATTACGCCGATATGGTCGAGGCGCATGTGCAGATGGAATGCGGAATCACTCATTATTCGGCCTCCAGTACCATAGCGGTCCCTAATCCACCCGCTGCGCAGGCGGTCACCAGACCCAGCCCGCCACCGCGCCGCCGCAGTTCCTGCAAGGTTTGGGTGATCATGCGCGCACCGGTAGCGGCAAAAGGATGTCCATAAGCAATCGATCCGCCCAGCACATTAAATCGTTCTTCATTCACTTCGCCGAGGGCATGTGGGCGGTTCAACACCTCGCGCGCAAAACGCTCATCATTGAACATTTTCAGATTTGCCAGTGTCTGTGCCGCAAAAGCTTCGTGCATATCAATTAAGGTCAGGTCATTCAGGCTCACGCCTGCACGCTCCAGCGCCAGCGGCGAGGCATAAGCCGGCCCCAGCAGCATATCCTGCCAGACATCAATAGCGCTGAAGGCATAGCTGCGCAGGTAGCCAAGCGGCGTAATGCCCAACTCGCGGGCGCGGCCTTCACGCATCAGGATCACCGCCGCCGCACCATCGGTTAATGGCGTGCTGTTGGCTGCGGTCACCGTACCGTGGCGACGATCGAAGGCCGGACGTAACCGGGCATAATCCGCCGCACTGGCGTTGAAACGCACGTTGTTGTCCTGCTCGACCGGTGCTTTCCACGGTGGCACAAAGGCGGGCATCACTTCCTGCGCCAGCACTCCCGATTCCCAGGCGCGCGCGGCACGCTGGTGTGAACGCAGCGCTAACGCATCCTGCTGTTCACGGGTGATGCCATGGGTTTTTGCCATCTGTTCTGCGGTATCCCCCATGCGCAGGCCTGTGGAATACTCCGCGACGGCGGGTGGCACCGGCAGCAGGTCACGCGGACGCAGACGGCGCAAAATCTGTAATTTCTGGCTGAAGCGGCGCGCTTTGTTGAGATCGACCAGCGCCCGCGCCAGGGTTTTGCTGACGCCAATCGGCAACACGGATGAGGAATCAGCCCCGCCCGCGATCCCGGCATCGATGCTGCCTGCCATCAGGCTTTCCGCCACATTCGCCACCGCCTGGAAGCTGGTAGCACAAGCACGGCTGACGCTGTAAGCATCGGTGCGCACGCTCAGGCCGCTGCTCAGCACGATTTCACGGGCAATGTTCGGTGCCTCTGGCATCTGCACCACCTGGCCAAACACCAGTTGATCGATAACGTCCACCGGCAGTTCGCTGCGCGCCATGAGTTCACTCACCACCATCCTTCCCAGTTCCAGCGCCGGAATGCCATGAAAATCACTCGCCTGGCGGGCAAAAGGAGTACGAAGTCCGTGGGTTATGGCGATGCGTTCGCCCTGACGCGTCAGCAGCGGCTGCGCTTTGCTCATCGACTGTCACCTGTGATATTTGACCGGGGCATCATTGCCTAAAGAGGTCTGACCTGATCATCAGTGTTAACCAGGAGCGCGTAAGTCGCCAATATGCAGAGAGAAAAAGTGCGAGGAGCAACACGAAATTGAAAAACGCTGCCGGAGCGGGGTCCGGCAGACGAGGGAGGATTATCGCAGGCCGAGCTGGAAGATCAGCGCTTCTGCCTGGCAGGCAAAAGTGAAATCGATATTCAGACGCACACCGGCGGCTTCTTCATCAAAGCGTGAGCGGATATCACAGGGTTCGGATTCAACCTGGCGCGCCCGGTCAGTTAAATGTTTGAGCATGGCTTCAGCCGCGTGGCGGTCAGCAAACAACCCAGACCAGCTGGCAGCGCAGTCGGTGTTATCCATGACGGTGCCAACATCCACACAGCAGCAGGCTGCTGTTTCGTTCGCACTACAGTTTTTAATGGCATCAGTCATCGTCTTCTCCTGATGATAAAACAGACAAAAAGGGATTATTTCTGCCTCAAAGTGTACGCCTGATACCCCACCATCGCCACGCACAGCCTGCTAAGTGACGAATATCACACTATAAATTGATCCAGAACAAATTTGACTCGCTATGCTGAAAGCTGATGGCAAAGATTTTGTTAAGCAGATCTGATTTTATCGATCAAACTGGAAATATTTTAAAAACATTATTGCAACAATGACACAGGTCCGACCTATACTCGTCGCACTGGTCTGATATGTGTCTCTGTCGTCAGTCCCTACAATCCGCCGTCCCTTGTTACGCGATGTAACAACGTTCAATAATAATTTATATGAGGTTGTGGTCATGAACCATAAGAACCTGTTTGCAAAGTCGGCTGTGGCAGCTGCAGTAGCGCTCGTCTCTTCTCATGTTTATGCAGCGGGCTTTCAACTTAACGAATTTTCAGCAATTGGTTTAGGTCGTGCATATTCTGGTGAAGGAGCAATGGGGGATACCGCCGCCTCCGCCAGCCGTAACCCGGCAACCATGGCATTGATGGATCGTCCTGAATTTTCCATCGGCGCGGTTTATATTGATCCTGACGTCAATATCAGCGGCACCAGTCCTACGGGTCGCAGCCTTGATGCTAAAAATATCGCGCCTAATCAGTGGATCCCTAATATCCACTACGTACACCCTATTAATGATCAATGGTGGGTGGGTGCTTCCGTTACTTCTAACTACGGACTGGCGACCGAATTTAATAACGGTTATACCGCAGGCGGTTACGGCGGTACGACCGATCTGACGACCGGCAACTTTAATATCAGTACGGCGTATCGCCTGAATGAACACTTCAGCTTCGGTGTCGGTTTTGATGCGGTCTATGCCAAAGCGAAAATCGAACGTTACGCCGGTGAATCGGGCGCTGCGCTCGGTATTCCTGCCGATACACAAATCGCCCGCCTGAAAGGCAACGAATGGGGCTATGGCTGGAATGCCGGTATTTTGTACGAAGTGGATAAAAATAACCGCTTTGGCTTTACCTATCGCTCAGAAGTGAAAATCGACTTCGACGGCGAATATAAAAGTAACCTGCCGACATACGTCAACCCGATCAACCAGGCAATGGGTTTAGGCCTGCCGTATGCCACCGGTGGTTCGACTATTCCGGGTTCTCTGACACTGAATCTGCCAGAAATGTGGGAAGTGTCTGGCTGGCATAAAGTGGCACCGCAATGGGCGGTTCACTATAGCCTGACCTACACCAGCTGGAGCCAGTTCCAGGAGCTGAAAGCCACCAACAATGGCCAGACCCTGTTCTACAAAGACGAAGGCTTCCACGATGCCTACCGCATCGCGCTGGGTACCACTTACTTCTACGATGATAACTGGACCTTCCGTGGCGGTATCGCCTTTGATGACAGCCCGGTGCCAGCAGATAAACGCTCTATCTCCATTCCCGACCAGGATCGCCTGTGGCTGAGCGCCGGTGCGTCTTACGCCTTCAATAAGGATGCGTCAGTGGATGTCGGTGTTTCCTATATGCATGGCCAGAATGTGACCATCAAAGAAGGCAATTACACCTTTAGATCTGAAGGTAAAGCGATGCTGTATGCGGCGGGCTTTAACTATAAGTTCTAATTGCGATATTTAAGGACAAAAGCGCGCGATAAATCGCGCCGCTACAAATAAAAAAGCGGCTATTGCAGCCGCTTTTCTTATTTATTGCGCATCGATCTCGTTGAGATCACCCTGAATCGCTTTCGCGTTCGGGTTTTCTTCCGGCTTCAGCTTACCGCCACTGGCGAGAAAATCGTGGCGCTGGAAGTAAGCGTTACGCACAAAGGCATAAGGGTCCTTCTGCTGGCGCAGGATGGCGTCGGAATCGAGCAACTGGGCACGGGTTTCCACCCCTTCCAGCGTCCATTTACCAATCGACATCGGCCAGGTAAGCCAGCTCAGCACCGGATAGAGCGTATCGGCAAAATCCCCCCCGTCTTCACGGATGGTAAAGCTACCATAAGCCGGCAATTCCACATACGGACCATAGCCCACACCATAACGACCCAGCGTACTACCAAAGCGGTGCGGTTCTTCACGCGCCAGCTCCGGGTTCGCTTTGCCTGCCACGTCGATAAAACCACCCAGACCTAACGTGGTGTTCAGGAAGAAACGCGTAAAGTGGATCATCGCCCGACGCGGCTCACCGGTCAGGAAGGCGTTGACCATACTTGCCGGTTCGTCGAGGTTGCCGAGGAAATTACTCAAC
This genomic stretch from Pantoea cypripedii harbors:
- the mepA gene encoding penicillin-insensitive murein endopeptidase yields the protein MRRLLLTLAALLCSAVAGAATPWQQIYQPISGAPQSIGSFANGCIVGAAQLPLNSPNYQVMRQDQRRYYGHPDLVAFIQRLSTQVHQLQLGQVLIGDMGMAAGGRFSSGHASHQTGLDVDIWLQLPQSRWTAQQLLKPQPLDLVAADGKQVVARHWQPQIDSLIKLAAKDDEVTRIFVNPAIKKQLCADAGSDRAWLNKVRPWFAHRAHMHVRLRCPPGSLECQDQAPPPPGDGCGAELDSWFLPKKPGSTPPVKKEPPPLPPSCQALLYKHLL
- the aroC gene encoding chorismate synthase; translation: MAGNSIGQFFRVTTFGESHGIALGCIVDGVPPGIPLTEADIQHDLDRRRPGTSRYTTQRREPDQVKILSGVFEGVTTGTSIGLLIENTDQRSQDYSAIKDLFRPGHADYTYEQKYGLRDYRGGGRSSARETAMRVAAGAIAKKYLQMKHGILVRGYLAQIGDVACELKDWSIVEENPFFCPDADKLEALDELMRALKKEGDSIGAKVTVMAENVPPGLGEPVFDRLDADLAHALMSINAVKGVEIGDGFAVVNQRGSQHRDEIRANGFQSNHAGGILGGISSGQTISANLAMKPTSSITVPGKTITRDGEEVEMITKGRHDPCVGIRAVPIAEAMMAIVLMDHLLRQRAQCADVNSTVPRW
- the prmB gene encoding 50S ribosomal protein L3 N(5)-glutamine methyltransferase, with the translated sequence MDKIFVDEAVNELHTIQDMLRWAVSRFSAAGIWYGHGTDNPWDEAVQLVLPTLWLPLDIPEDMRHARLTASERHRIVERVIRRVNERIPVAYLTNKAWFCGHEFYVDERVLVPRSPIGELIENRFAGLIGDNPAHILDMCTGSGCIAIACAYAFPEAEVDAVDISTDALAVAERNIEEHGLLNHVTPIRADLFRALPGVKYDLIVTNPPYVDAEDMDDLPGEYRHEPELGLAAGSDGLTLVRRILACAPDYLSEQGVLICEVGNSMVHMIEQYPDVPFTWLEFDNGGDGVFMLTRQQIVDAQHHFSFYKD
- the smrB gene encoding endonuclease SmrB, whose amino-acid sequence is MSKKTPLSQDDQALFRQLMSGTRKMKQDTIVHKPVVKTREVPLKRLLSEQADNSHYFSDEFQPLLSSDGPMRYVRADVSHYELKKLRRGDYTPEIFLDLHGLTQMQAKQELGALIAACRREHLFCASVMTGHGKHILKQQTPLWLAQHPWVMAFHQAPKMFGGDAALLVLIEVEEWQPPVLP
- the sixA gene encoding phosphohistidine phosphatase SixA translates to MQVFIMRHGDAALEAASDSVRPLTICGCDESRQMASWLNGQALDIERVLVSPYLRAGQTLATVREALTLPEEQDVLPELTPGGDPGLVACYLQALANEGVKSVLVISHLPLVGYLVSELCPQETPPMFATSAIACVNFDPAACEGKLEWQVSPSKLAKAM
- the fadJ gene encoding fatty acid oxidation complex subunit alpha FadJ, producing the protein MSDSAFHLHMRLDHIGVITIDVPGEKMNTLKAEFVPQIMAVLAEARRDPQLAGLVLISGKRDNFIAGADISMIDRCTTAEEAEALARQGQEVMATIAALPFPVVAAIHGACLGGGLELALACDARICSLDDKTRLGLPEVQLGLLPGSGGTQRLPRLIGVQHALPLILTGKQLRAKQALKLGMVDDVVPQSILLETAVARVLQGKKTLRTLPCRDRLMQGPIARHLLFALAKRQTDSKTHGNYPAADRILQVVRTGLEQGSSAGHEAEARAFGQLAMTRESAALRSLFFASTAMKKEAFADATPRTLTQIGVLGGGLMGGGIASVTALNAGLPVRIRDINLSGINHALQYSWDRLTQRLKRRQINAAQRQQQMALISGSQDYQGFARRDLVIEAVFEDLALKQQMVAEIESHSQPHTIFASNTSSLPIGDIAAHAQRPENVIGLHFFSPVDKMPLVEVIPHSGTSVETLATTVQLARELGKTAVVVADRPGFYVNRILAPYINEAMRCLLEGEPIEHIDRALVKFGFPVGPLQLLDEVGIDVGSKISPILQQAYGERFSAPEAVGKILADDRKGRKNGKGFYLYARSRWPTKRKGKADASIYSLLGIKPQAQQSELQIATRCVMMMLNEAARCLDEGVIRSARDGDIAAVFGIGFPPFLGGPFHYMDQRGAGEMVNTLNALMQRHGDRFAPCDALMTALQQQTKFYISAQI
- the fadI gene encoding acetyl-CoA C-acyltransferase FadI; the encoded protein is MSKAQPLLTRQGERIAITHGLRTPFARQASDFHGIPALELGRMVVSELMARSELPVDVIDQLVFGQVVQMPEAPNIAREIVLSSGLSVRTDAYSVSRACATSFQAVANVAESLMAGSIDAGIAGGADSSSVLPIGVSKTLARALVDLNKARRFSQKLQILRRLRPRDLLPVPPAVAEYSTGLRMGDTAEQMAKTHGITREQQDALALRSHQRAARAWESGVLAQEVMPAFVPPWKAPVEQDNNVRFNASAADYARLRPAFDRRHGTVTAANSTPLTDGAAAVILMREGRARELGITPLGYLRSYAFSAIDVWQDMLLGPAYASPLALERAGVSLNDLTLIDMHEAFAAQTLANLKMFNDERFAREVLNRPHALGEVNEERFNVLGGSIAYGHPFAATGARMITQTLQELRRRGGGLGLVTACAAGGLGTAMVLEAE
- a CDS encoding YfcZ/YiiS family protein, whose protein sequence is MTDAIKNCSANETAACCCVDVGTVMDNTDCAASWSGLFADRHAAEAMLKHLTDRARQVESEPCDIRSRFDEEAAGVRLNIDFTFACQAEALIFQLGLR
- the fadL gene encoding long-chain fatty acid transporter FadL, with the protein product MNHKNLFAKSAVAAAVALVSSHVYAAGFQLNEFSAIGLGRAYSGEGAMGDTAASASRNPATMALMDRPEFSIGAVYIDPDVNISGTSPTGRSLDAKNIAPNQWIPNIHYVHPINDQWWVGASVTSNYGLATEFNNGYTAGGYGGTTDLTTGNFNISTAYRLNEHFSFGVGFDAVYAKAKIERYAGESGAALGIPADTQIARLKGNEWGYGWNAGILYEVDKNNRFGFTYRSEVKIDFDGEYKSNLPTYVNPINQAMGLGLPYATGGSTIPGSLTLNLPEMWEVSGWHKVAPQWAVHYSLTYTSWSQFQELKATNNGQTLFYKDEGFHDAYRIALGTTYFYDDNWTFRGGIAFDDSPVPADKRSISIPDQDRLWLSAGASYAFNKDASVDVGVSYMHGQNVTIKEGNYTFRSEGKAMLYAAGFNYKF
- the mlaA gene encoding phospholipid-binding lipoprotein MlaA — translated: MNYRLTGLALASVLLVGCASSKPADNDVPAQRSDPLEGFNRTMFNFNYNVLDPYVVRPVAVAWRDYVPVPARTGLSNFLGNLDEPASMVNAFLTGEPRRAMIHFTRFFLNTTLGLGGFIDVAGKANPELAREEPHRFGSTLGRYGVGYGPYVELPAYGSFTIREDGGDFADTLYPVLSWLTWPMSIGKWTLEGVETRAQLLDSDAILRQQKDPYAFVRNAYFQRHDFLASGGKLKPEENPNAKAIQGDLNEIDAQ